GGACTAATATACGATTATTTTTACATAATTAGCTCAAGCAACTTCCCTTTTTCCCTGCTGAGACTGCTCACTCAAAAGCAAAGCCTCCTGTCTTCCATACTTCAATTCCTCAGCTTCCtcgctggaaatttggaaagAGCTCCTCAAAACTTCCTCAGGAATTGCTCGCAATGCCGAAAGTCTTCCAACGAGTGGGTTAATCATGGCATTGTCGTTCGTCTTGAATGCAACGTACTCAAATCCTTCGTTTCCAGCTTTCTTGATCACAGCAAAGTATTGTGGCACAATTATTAGCTGACCCTGTTTTACTTCATCGTCAAAAACTTTGTTTCCTTTGTGATCCACCACCTGAATTCTTGCATTTCCTCTAATCACATACAGGGCACTATGTGCATTGATATTCCAGTGTGGTGCAAAAATGGCATTCTGCAATTACCAAACAACAAACTCAATCACTCATTTCACGTAACAAAATTTATGTATTAATGCTATTGTGTTTGCTTACGCTGTAGAGGAATCCTCTTTCTGCACTAAGTTGGAGGCTGCTGAGGATAGGAATCTTTTGGCTATTAACAGTGGTAATGCGGCCAGCACGAGGATTGAATACATCAGCCTCTTGGGGGAGGCCAATGTTTTCACTAAGCTTCACCGTGCACAAAGTTTCCTCAAGTCCATTGGATCTCCATCCTCTTCCAACACCCTGTTGTTGCTGCTCCTGCTGTTGTTGGGGTTGTTGCTCTTGCTCACTATATTCAGGCAGGAACAGTTGAAGTTTTTCAGCTCGGACTGTGCTACCCCTTTTATCTTTCGGACCCTTCAATTTCTGTATTATTTTGAGGTCAACATTGAAAGCATCAGCCAAAAGTTGGTCATCAAATCCTGAGAAGATGTTTCTatgctgctgctgctggccTTGATGGCCTTCCTTTCCACCACCCTGTTGCGGGTTTCCGGCTAGGAAAAATTtctgaaagtaaaaaaaaattttttttattaagatGGTACCGCAATAA
This region of Coffea arabica cultivar ET-39 chromosome 3c, Coffea Arabica ET-39 HiFi, whole genome shotgun sequence genomic DNA includes:
- the LOC140037583 gene encoding 11S globulin seed storage protein Ana o 2.0101-like — protein: MAHSHMISLSSYVLLLFLGCLAQLGRPEPRLGGKTQCNIQKLNAQEPSFRFPSEAGLTEFWDSNNPEFGCAGVEFERNTVQPKGLRLPHYSNVPKFVYVVEGTGVQGTVIPGCAETFESQGESFSGGQEQPGKGQEGSKGGQEGQRQRFPDRHQKLRRFQKGDVLILLPGFTQWTYNDGDVPLVTVALLDVANEANQLDLQSRKFFLAGNPQQGGGKEGHQGQQQQHRNIFSGFDDQLLADAFNVDLKIIQKLKGPKDKRGSTVRAEKLQLFLPEYSEQEQQPQQQQEQQQQGVGRGWRSNGLEETLCTVKLSENIGLPQEADVFNPRAGRITTVNSQKIPILSSLQLSAERGFLYSNAIFAPHWNINAHSALYVIRGNARIQVVDHKGNKVFDDEVKQGQLIIVPQYFAVIKKAGNEGFEYVAFKTNDNAMINPLVGRLSALRAIPEEVLRSSFQISSEEAEELKYGRQEALLLSEQSQQGKREVA